A single region of the Neodiprion pinetum isolate iyNeoPine1 chromosome 5, iyNeoPine1.2, whole genome shotgun sequence genome encodes:
- the LOC124219335 gene encoding odorant receptor 13a isoform X1, translated as MTRSRMTIDTIEKTKSSLINGETMDVTSYVSLNRVILKLTGLHPKSLPRTLTVAFFMLLIVVPQIQQIYYSSNLNIILETSSVLLTIILALLKMIVWTSRRREIDDLITFMFGEYWNIAKQRSETGASYFLGYASFAKKFTRCYGFLVFNALLVFYTSPLVQIYILDTEDSSNGTRPLLFPGTYPEGWTEPPFYQLALLSQVVATIACATVILAIDTLIASTLFHTSGHFRILQINLQRLGDDTIDVIDKRKNAESLTITARQKLATCIKHHQIILRFSKNVDHLFSPIMLCQVLASNLIICLVGLQVTLTPTDRSKGAKYFSYLMMALFQLILFCFPGDGLISQSLAVSDAAYATKWFKLAKRLKTDVRLIILRGQQPAKITAGKFNVMCLEHLATVLSASMSYFTVLRSLS; from the exons ATGACTCGTTCTCGGATGACCATTGATACCATAGAAAAGACAAAGTCGAGTTTGATAAACGGTGAAACGATGGACGTAACTTCGTACGTTTCATTGAACCGCGTTATTCTGAAATTGACTGGCCTTCACCCAAAGAGCTTGCCGCGAACTTTGACAGTCGCTTTCTTCATGCTCCTTATCGTCGTCCCACAGATTCAACAAATTTATTACTCCAGTAACCTCAATATTATTTTGGAGACAAG CTCCGTCTTATTGACCATAATACTCGCACTTTTGAAGATGATTGTTTGGACGTCGAGGAGAAGAGAGATAGATGATCTGATAACGTTCATGTTCGGTGAATACTGGAATATTGCCAAACAGAGGAGCGAGACAGGGGCGTCATACTTCCTCGGATATGCCTC ATTCGCCAAGAAATTCACAAGGTGTTATGGTTTTCTCGTTTTCAACGCCCTGCTCGTGTTTTATACCTCACCGTTGGTCCAAATTTACATCTTGGACACCGAGGACTCGTCGAATGGAACTCGGCCGCTTTTATTCCCTGGTACTTATCCCGAGGGATGGACGGAGCCGCCATTTTACCAG CTAGCACTCTTGTCACAAGTTGTCGCAACGATTGCCTGCGCGACGGTTATTTTAGCGATCGACACCCTCATCGCGTCGACCCTTTTCCACACGAGCGGCCATTTCAGAATTCTGCAAATTAATCTCCAACGACTTGGCGACGAT acGATAGACGTGATTGATAAGCGGAAGAACGCGGAATCTTTAACGATCACTGCGAGACAAAAACTGGCCACTTGTATCAAACACCATCAAATTATACTCAG ATTCTCCAAGAATGTGGACCATTTGTTCAGCCCCATAATGCTGTGCCAGGTATTGGCCAGTAATTTAATCATATGCTTGGTTGGACTTCAAGTGACCTTG ACGCCGACGGATCGAAGTAAAGGCGCGAAGTACTTTTCCTATTTGATGATGGCACTTTTTCAGCTGATACTATTTTGCTTCCCTGGTGACGGTTTGATAAGTCAA AGTTTAGCTGTCAGCGACGCGGCCTACGCGACAAAATGGTTCAAGCTTGCAAAAAGGTTGAAAACGGACGTGAGATTAATCATCCTCAGGGGCCAACAACCGGCTAAAATTACCGCCGGTAAATTCAACGTTATGTGCCTGGAACACCTGGCCACG GTACTCAGCGCCTCGATGTCGTACTTTACGGTTTTAAGAAGTTTGAGTTGA
- the LOC124219335 gene encoding odorant receptor 13a isoform X2: protein MGITCTFVSVLLTIILALLKMIVWTSRRREIDDLITFMFGEYWNIAKQRSETGASYFLGYASFAKKFTRCYGFLVFNALLVFYTSPLVQIYILDTEDSSNGTRPLLFPGTYPEGWTEPPFYQLALLSQVVATIACATVILAIDTLIASTLFHTSGHFRILQINLQRLGDDTIDVIDKRKNAESLTITARQKLATCIKHHQIILRFSKNVDHLFSPIMLCQVLASNLIICLVGLQVTLTPTDRSKGAKYFSYLMMALFQLILFCFPGDGLISQSLAVSDAAYATKWFKLAKRLKTDVRLIILRGQQPAKITAGKFNVMCLEHLATVLSASMSYFTVLRSLS, encoded by the exons ATGGGTATAACGTGTACATTCGT CTCCGTCTTATTGACCATAATACTCGCACTTTTGAAGATGATTGTTTGGACGTCGAGGAGAAGAGAGATAGATGATCTGATAACGTTCATGTTCGGTGAATACTGGAATATTGCCAAACAGAGGAGCGAGACAGGGGCGTCATACTTCCTCGGATATGCCTC ATTCGCCAAGAAATTCACAAGGTGTTATGGTTTTCTCGTTTTCAACGCCCTGCTCGTGTTTTATACCTCACCGTTGGTCCAAATTTACATCTTGGACACCGAGGACTCGTCGAATGGAACTCGGCCGCTTTTATTCCCTGGTACTTATCCCGAGGGATGGACGGAGCCGCCATTTTACCAG CTAGCACTCTTGTCACAAGTTGTCGCAACGATTGCCTGCGCGACGGTTATTTTAGCGATCGACACCCTCATCGCGTCGACCCTTTTCCACACGAGCGGCCATTTCAGAATTCTGCAAATTAATCTCCAACGACTTGGCGACGAT acGATAGACGTGATTGATAAGCGGAAGAACGCGGAATCTTTAACGATCACTGCGAGACAAAAACTGGCCACTTGTATCAAACACCATCAAATTATACTCAG ATTCTCCAAGAATGTGGACCATTTGTTCAGCCCCATAATGCTGTGCCAGGTATTGGCCAGTAATTTAATCATATGCTTGGTTGGACTTCAAGTGACCTTG ACGCCGACGGATCGAAGTAAAGGCGCGAAGTACTTTTCCTATTTGATGATGGCACTTTTTCAGCTGATACTATTTTGCTTCCCTGGTGACGGTTTGATAAGTCAA AGTTTAGCTGTCAGCGACGCGGCCTACGCGACAAAATGGTTCAAGCTTGCAAAAAGGTTGAAAACGGACGTGAGATTAATCATCCTCAGGGGCCAACAACCGGCTAAAATTACCGCCGGTAAATTCAACGTTATGTGCCTGGAACACCTGGCCACG GTACTCAGCGCCTCGATGTCGTACTTTACGGTTTTAAGAAGTTTGAGTTGA